The window CCGACCAATCCATCGGGTCACCGAAGCTGACCCCTTCCGACTCCGCTTTTACGTGATTGATACCGGTAATGACATCGAAGTCACCCAAATGCCAATTGGCTACGGCGTACAACCGCTGCACATCAGTCGTGAAATCGGACTCTTCTACACCTTCTTCCCAGGCAGGGCGCGCAATCTCGTTGCCGCGCCAAGGCAGCGGGGGCAACGCGCCCCATGCAGGGCTGTCTGCGGGGGCCGCATAACTCAGGTAACCGTTGGCGGCGGTGCTCACGTTTACGCCGAATAACAAGTCGTGATTGCTGCCAAATGCATCGAAATCACCTGCAAGTGTGGAGTCCACCATCCACTGCTCGTTAGAGCTGAAATATTTTCCCGGATAGCCCACGAGTCCCAAGCCGGTTTCCGCATCAGGCGTGCCGTAGGTATAAAACAGTTCAGAAGGCTCTTCGTAATTGTTGTAGTTAACGCTGGTTTTCCAGTGCCAGTCGCCCAGTTCCTGGGCGAGTTCTACGAACAGGTTGCTGTTATCGGTTTCCCAGTTGGTCCAGTCCATGGTGGTCGAGGTGGAAGTCGGGTAGTCGGTTTGCTGATTATTGGAATCCAGCATCGGCAGCGCGCCCCACAACACGCCTTCACTGCGCGCTTTCTGCCAGGTGTAGCCCGCGGTAATAGCCGTTGTGCTGCCAACCTGCCCGTCTACCACGCCATAAACCACTGTGCGCTGACGCTCGTAATTGTCGAGATAGGAACCCGTATCCAGGTGCGCGACCACACCCCTTGCCGCCCAGGAACCCGAATCGGTCAGGGGAACAGAGACATCAGCCGTAGCACGCTTATAACTCGAGCTGCCAGCGGCAACACTTACATTGCCCTGAAAATCGTTGGTGGGTCGTTTGCGCACATAATTGATCGTACCGGACGGGTTACCGGTACCGGTTAGCAGCCCATTCGCGCCGCGAATAGCCTCTATTTTTTCGTACACGGCGGTGTCGATATCGCCGACCACATTCCAAGTAAAGGGCAAGCCGGTTCCGTCCACCTGCATGCTTTTTATTTCGAACCCACGCGCATTGTAGTAGGTGCGATCAGTTTCAACTTCATCGACATTCACACCGGTGATCGCGCGCAATACCTGGTTGGCATCGTCCAGCGAAAAGCTATCGATAAACGCCGCGTCGACAGACGATACCGATTGTGGTGTTTCGAATAACGACATATCCAGGCCCGTCGCGCCCTTACTGGAACGCTCTGCTCGCATCCCGGTAATGTACATTTCCTCTAACGCCGGCTCACCACTCTCGGCGTACACCTGAGTAGCACTGGCTAGCCCCACAGCCACCGCCAGTGCACAGCGATGAAATCGCCCCCAATCGTTATTCATACTGCTACCTCAACTTGACGTTTGTGAAATCTGACGCCAATATAACGCCCAACAATTAAATGTCAATGATAACGATTAGCATTTAGTTTAATAACTGGAAATTCGGAGATGATGATGCGCCACCTGTTGACCCTTTTACACCGCTGGTTCGGCCTATTTACTGCCGTGTTTCTTTTTGTAGCTGGCGCAACCGGCGCAATTATTTCGTGGGACCACGAATTGGACGGTGCGCTGAATCCACAGATGTATCACGCCAAATGGCAAGGTGAAGCGCAATCTCCGCTGGTGTTGGCGGACAAGTTCGAGGCTGAAAATCCAAACTTGATTGTGACCTTTCTCCCGCTCGAACTGGCTGCCGGCGATGCCCTTAACATCTTTGTAAAAGGCCGCAGCGAACAGGCGGACCAAAACCTCACCTACAATCAAGTCGCTATCCACCCGGAGTCCGGCGAAGTGCAGGCAAAGCGGATGTGGGGCGATGTCTCGCTTTCGCGCGAAAACCTGCTGCCTTTTCTCTATAAATTACATTACTCCATGCACCTGCCCGACGTTGGTGGGATAGAAGCGGGTATTCTGTTTATGGGGATTGTCAGTATCGTATGGATTCTGGATAGCTTCGTTGCCATTGCCATTTCCTTCCCTGCGCGCCGCAGCTGGCAAAAATCCTTTTTGTTCCGCTGGAAAAGTGGCGGCTACAAATTAAATTTCGATTTACACCGTTCCGGCGGTGTCTGGGTGTGGGCGTTGCTGCTTATTATCGCGGTTACGTCGGTTTCCATGAACCTCGGTTTTCAGGTGGTTCGACCAGTTGTGAACGCAATCTCTCCACTCACGCCCAGCCCGTTTGAAACCCAAACATTTAATGCTTATTCAACGCCCGCACTCAGTCGCGCTGAAGCGGTGGAACTTGCCCGCATCGAAGCGCCAAAACACGATATTACCGACCCCATAGGCGGCCTCTTTTACGCGCGGGATTACAACTTGTACGGCATCGGCTTTTTTACTCCGGGTAACAGTCACGGTGACGGTGGCCTTGGCAACCCGTGGCTTTACTTCGACGGCAACACAGGTGCTTATGTGGGCGCAACCATACCCGGCGAAGGCAGTGCGGGTGATATTTTTATGCAGGCGCAGTTTCCACTGCACAGCGGTCGGATTCTTGGCGTTACAGGGCGAGTGATTATGTCGTTTCTGGGCGCGCTTATCGCTATGCTTTCCATTACCGGTATTGTGATTTGGGCACGTAAACGCAAGGCCCGCGCAATTCGCAGCAAAACGGCCTAAAACATGCCGTGCGCGCTCAACAAAGCAGCTTCGGTGATGCCCCACAGATTTTGATTGGCGAGCGCAACTTCGGGATTGACCCCATAAATAATAGCGCCGATGAGTTGTTGCTCACTATTTCGAAGGGGTATCGAAATGTGCACCAGAAACTGAGCAGTAGAGGCGTCGAAACGAATAGGACTCACCACATAGGCCACTTCGGGTTGCGCGGTGAGCCTGCTGAACTTATCTTCATCACCCTGATAAAAATCGGAAGTCGCATCAGTCGCGGCCAGGTTAAACCCCTGTTTATCAACTAGGATAATTTCCCGTAGCAACCCTTTCGTCCGGACTTCGGCTGCCTTCAGTATGTGTGCTAACTCACCTTCATACACTGCAGTTATATCGGCCGACCTTTTACGCCCAGTAAGGAACTCGCGGTACGTTGAATCCCAATAATCCACAGTCGCTGTAGAAAATCGTACATCGTTGTTTCGCGTTGCCAGTGTTTGAGCAATTAAAGATGTGCCCTGCAAGCGATCGTGAAGCGATTTTAGCTTATCAACCATAAGCGCGCGTTCATGTGAATCCACAACGGTTGAGCCCGGCTGACATTCGCTCAATACCCCATTAAATTTTTGAACAAAATTAGGATTTCTATCGAGAAAACGGTGAGAAAAAGCGATTACTTTCGGTACATATTTTACAAAGTACCGGTGGTACGCCTGCAGCTGTTCAAATTTTTGTGAATACTCAGGGGAAGACAACTGAAAGTCGTCCACTAAAATGCTGTCGAATCGCTGTGACAAAAACATATTCAGCAGGATACCAAGATCCACACCGCGACCGCGAATAGGATACCCACGCTGTTCCAGCCAAGCTTCCTGTGACGACCCCAGCACTACGCCCAGCCGACCAAAATGGTCTGCGCTCAGAGCCTGATCAACGGCCGGGGTATTGACCGAGCTGTAAATAAACCACTTCTCCAGCGCCACCGGATCGCTGGTGACCGCTTGGTTTATCTGACCGTAAAACTCCGGCGTAATCGTTAAAATCGCATCGACCCGACTGGTTTCCAAATTGCGCAACGCGCGTTTTTGCGGATAGGCGGTAATTTTGTAATGCCATTGCATACGCTTAAGAGCACATTCCAACGTATCGACAGAGCGGCCGCGAGGCTCCCCGTCCACCATCTCCTGGTAGGGGGGCGCCAAAAAAGTTGCGACTTCGAGTGTTGTCTTTTCCGTTGCTGTCGCAGGGTTAAAAAGGCATAA of the Teredinibacter turnerae T7901 genome contains:
- a CDS encoding TonB-dependent siderophore receptor, yielding MNNDWGRFHRCALAVAVGLASATQVYAESGEPALEEMYITGMRAERSSKGATGLDMSLFETPQSVSSVDAAFIDSFSLDDANQVLRAITGVNVDEVETDRTYYNARGFEIKSMQVDGTGLPFTWNVVGDIDTAVYEKIEAIRGANGLLTGTGNPSGTINYVRKRPTNDFQGNVSVAAGSSSYKRATADVSVPLTDSGSWAARGVVAHLDTGSYLDNYERQRTVVYGVVDGQVGSTTAITAGYTWQKARSEGVLWGALPMLDSNNQQTDYPTSTSTTMDWTNWETDNSNLFVELAQELGDWHWKTSVNYNNYEEPSELFYTYGTPDAETGLGLVGYPGKYFSSNEQWMVDSTLAGDFDAFGSNHDLLFGVNVSTAANGYLSYAAPADSPAWGALPPLPWRGNEIARPAWEEGVEESDFTTDVQRLYAVANWHLGDFDVITGINHVKAESEGVSFGDPMDWSEQDTSPYLGVTWKMAAGVNLYASYSDIFEPQEELDAQSNNVGPAEGNSVELGAKFELASGRLIASVAVFKEQQDNYAEEQAFDADLGRSPYKGIDVSSEGFELEAQGQLTDSIHVLAGYTQMSLEDENDAKVRTYIPRRTLNLGVTYQPGWLSGLQVGSLLTWQSDIYIGSEPAKISQDSYAIWSAYASYGFAENWELSVNLDNITDEKYLTSLYWDQSYYGEDRSAQAKISYRF
- a CDS encoding PepSY-associated TM helix domain-containing protein, with the protein product MRHLLTLLHRWFGLFTAVFLFVAGATGAIISWDHELDGALNPQMYHAKWQGEAQSPLVLADKFEAENPNLIVTFLPLELAAGDALNIFVKGRSEQADQNLTYNQVAIHPESGEVQAKRMWGDVSLSRENLLPFLYKLHYSMHLPDVGGIEAGILFMGIVSIVWILDSFVAIAISFPARRSWQKSFLFRWKSGGYKLNFDLHRSGGVWVWALLLIIAVTSVSMNLGFQVVRPVVNAISPLTPSPFETQTFNAYSTPALSRAEAVELARIEAPKHDITDPIGGLFYARDYNLYGIGFFTPGNSHGDGGLGNPWLYFDGNTGAYVGATIPGEGSAGDIFMQAQFPLHSGRILGVTGRVIMSFLGALIAMLSITGIVIWARKRKARAIRSKTA